From Panulirus ornatus isolate Po-2019 chromosome 41, ASM3632096v1, whole genome shotgun sequence, one genomic window encodes:
- the LOC139761653 gene encoding uncharacterized protein isoform X1, translating into MAQPSAREMANQAPAGVDRENQNIIDPENLRLKEDRSRLANWKRWGPYLSERQWGTVREDYSPDGDCWSYLPHDQARSRAYRWGEDGIAGVCDRQGRLCLGLALWNTRDTILKERLYGLTGPQGNHGEDVKELYYYVDSTPTHSYMRYLYKYPQQQYPYSDLEHTNSRRTIHDPEYELEDTGVLEAGYWDVSVEYAKDSPNNLLMEITVTNQGPKEDILHVLPTLWYRNTWVWGCSHEGCGLKPKLEKVSGVKEGSLKLVNGWHETLGKYTWAVEQSSKEAPPSLLFTENETNSQKLFGVESHTPYVKDAFHRYVVDGEKSAVNPRGRGTKVCAHYVVCLAPGASISLRSRLWQEDEAPKATREAGDKGLYLLQEGEIFGQGFATIMRRRKEEADAFYGQVLSPRLGLEERRVARQALAGLLWTKQFYHYIVKDWLGGDRYQPTPPESRLNGRNSEWQHLYNRDVVSMPDKWEYPWYASWDLAFHTVALAMVDSSFAKDQLLLFLREWYMHPNGQIPAYEFALDDVNPPVHAWAIMNVYRGSAPRGSRDATFLAKAFHKLSLNFTWWVNRKDPNGRNLFGGGFLGLDNIGVFDRSRPLPVAGQLEQADGTAWMAFFCVVMLDMALTLAEQDPVYEDMASKYFEHFILIVDAINASGQGRGLWNEEDGFYYDYIRKDDGTSMPLKVRSLVGLAPLFAVLVLVREEMRALPGFYKRARWLIKNRPDLASRVTFLSEGGSDRMLLAVPTKDQLLRLLRYLLDEKEFLSPYGIRSLSKVHKDSPFVLEVGGQRHEVSYVPGESNTHLFGGNSNWRGPIWFPMNFLIITSLKRYHFFYGDGLRVECPVGSGNLLTLEEVSTFLARRLVSIFLPGPDGARPCHGEVGQYRDDPAWRDLLLFHEYFDGETGRGCGASHQTGWTALLANCLNLTLGYSHAGLGRYTSVE; encoded by the exons ATGGCACAGCCTTCGGCGAGGGAAATGGCCAACCAGGCACCCGCCGGCGTTGACCGGGAGAACCAGAACATCATAGACCCGGAGAACTTACGGTTGAAGGAGGACCGGAGCCGCTTGGCCAACTGGAAGCGTTGGGGACCTTACCTGAGTGAGCGTCAGTGGGGCACCGTCAGGGAGGACTACTCTCCCGACGGGGACTG CTGGTCATACCTGCCCCACGACCAGGCCAGGTCACGGGCCTACCGCTGGGGTGAGGATGGTATCGCTGGAGTGTGTGACCGCCAGGGCCGACTGTGTCTAGGGCTGGCCCTCTGGAATACTCGAGACACCATACTGAAGGAACGGCTTTACGGCCTTACAGGTCCTCAG GGTAACCACGGGGAAGACGTGAAGGAGCTCTATTACTACGTAGACTCGACGCCCACTCACTCCTACATGCGCTACCTCTACAAGTACCCACAGCAACAGTATCCATACTCCGACCTCGAGCATACCAACAGCAGGAGAACCATCCACGACCCGGAGTATGAACTGgaagacacag GGGTGCTGGAAGCCGGGTATTGGGACGTGTCGGTGGAATACGCCAAGGACTCGCCGAACAACCTACTGATGGAGATTACCGTCACCAACCAAGGCCCCAAGGAGGACATCCTACACGTCCTGCCCACGCTatg GTACCGCAACACATGGGTGTGGGGCTGCAGTCACGAGGGATGTGGTCTCAAGCCCAAACTAGAGAAGGTCTCTGGAGTCAAAGAGGGCAGCTTGAAGCTCGTGAATGGGTGGCACGAGACCCTCGGGAAGTACACCTGGGCTGTGGAACAG AGCTCAAAAGAGGCACCACCGTCGCTGCTCTTCACCGAGAACGAGACAAACAGCCAGAAGCTTTTCGGTGTAGAGAGCCACACTCCCTACGTGAAGGATGCCTTCCACCGCTACGTCGTGGACG GCGAGAAGTCAGCGGTGAACCCGCGTGGCCGGGGGACCAAGGTGTGTGCTCACTACGTGGTTTGTCTGGCTCCAGGGGCCTCCATCAGCCTCAGATCACGGCTGTGGCAGGAGGACGAGGCCCCCAAGGCCACGCGAGAGGCTGGTGATAAAGGCctatacctcctgcaggagggagagatatTTGGCCAAGGCTTCGCCACCATCATGCGTCGCAGGAAGGAAGAAGCAGATGCTTTCTATGGCCAG GTGCTGAGCCCTCGGCTGGgtctggaggagaggagggtggcgAGGCAGGCTCTGGCTGGACTGCTCTGGACCAAACAGTTCTACCACTACATCGTCAAAGACTGGCTCGGTGGCGACCG gtaccaaccaacaccaccagagTCAAGACTGAACGGTAGGAACAGCGAATGGCAGCATCTGTACAACAGGGACGTGGTTTCCATGCCAGACAAATGGGAGTACCCCTGG TACGCCTCCTGGGACCTTGCCTTCCACACCGTCGCTCTGGCCATGGTTGACAGCTCCTTCGCCAAGGAtcagctcctcctcttcctgaggGAGTGGTACATGCACCCAAATGGCCAGATACCAG CGTACGAGTTTGCTCTGGATGATGTGAACCCTCCGGTACATGCCTGGGCCATTATGAACGTGTACCGTGGCAGTGCACCGCGAGGATCAAGGGACGCCACGTTCCTGGCAAAGGCCTTCCATAAGTTATCCCTCAACTTCACCTG GTGGGTTAACAGGAAGGACCCGAATGGGAGGAACCTGTTCGGCGGTGGGTTCCTGGGCCTTGACAATATCGGTGTCTTCGACAGATCGCGACCTCTGCCCGTGGCCGGACAGCTGGAACAG GCGGACGGCACTGCATGGATGGCCTTCTTCTGCGTCGTCATGTTGGACatggccctcacactggctgaGCAAGACCCCGTCTATGAGGACATGGCATCGAAGTACTTCGAGCACTTCATCCTGATAGTGGACGCCATAAACGCCTCGGGCCAGGGCCGCGGGCTGTGGAACGAAGAAGATGGCTTCTATTATGACTACATCAGGAAGGATGACGGCACCTCCATGCCCTTGAAG GTGCGGTCGTTGGTTGGTTTGGCACCTCTGTTCGCCGTGCTGGTGCTGGTTCGGGAGGAGATGCGTGCCCTACCTGGTTTTTACAAGAGGGCCCGATGGCTCATCAAGAACAGGCCTGACCTCGCCTCCAGG GTGACCTTCCTGAGCGAGGGAGGGTCGGACAGGATGTTGCTGGCTGTGCCCACGAAGGACCAACTCCTCCGACTCTTGCGCTATCTCCTTGACGAGAAGGAATTCCTGTCTCCGTATGGCATCAGGTCTCTCTCCAAGGTGCATAAG GACTCGCCATTCGTGTTGGAGGTTGGAGGCCAGAGACATGAAGTGTCTTATGTACCGGGAGAGTCCAACACTCATCTCTTCGGCGGCAACTCCAACTGGCGCGGACCCATCTGGTTCCCGATGAACTTCCTCATCATTACATCCCTCAAGAG GTACCACTTCTTCTACGGCGACGGGCTGCGTGTGGAGTGTCCAGTAGGATCGGGCAACCTGTTGACTCTTGAGGAGGTGTCCACATTTCTGGCCCGGCGTCTGGTGTCCATCTTCCTCCCAGGACCGGACGGGGCTCGTCCATGCCATG
- the LOC139761653 gene encoding uncharacterized protein isoform X2 yields the protein MAQPSAREMANQAPAGVDRENQNIIDPENLRLKEDRSRLANWKRWGPYLSERQWGTVREDYSPDGDCWSYLPHDQARSRAYRWGEDGIAGVCDRQGRLCLGLALWNTRDTILKERLYGLTGPQGNHGEDVKELYYYVDSTPTHSYMRYLYKYPQQQYPYSDLEHTNSRRTIHDPEYELEDTGVLEAGYWDVSVEYAKDSPNNLLMEITVTNQGPKEDILHVLPTLWYRNTWVWGCSHEGCGLKPKLEKVSGVKEGSLKLVNGWHETLGKYTWAVEQSSKEAPPSLLFTENETNSQKLFGVESHTPYVKDAFHRYVVDGEKSAVNPRGRGTKVCAHYVVCLAPGASISLRSRLWQEDEAPKATREAGDKGLYLLQEGEIFGQGFATIMRRRKEEADAFYGQVLSPRLGLEERRVARQALAGLLWTKQFYHYIVKDWLGGDRYQPTPPESRLNGRNSEWQHLYNRDVVSMPDKWEYPWADGTAWMAFFCVVMLDMALTLAEQDPVYEDMASKYFEHFILIVDAINASGQGRGLWNEEDGFYYDYIRKDDGTSMPLKVRSLVGLAPLFAVLVLVREEMRALPGFYKRARWLIKNRPDLASRVTFLSEGGSDRMLLAVPTKDQLLRLLRYLLDEKEFLSPYGIRSLSKVHKDSPFVLEVGGQRHEVSYVPGESNTHLFGGNSNWRGPIWFPMNFLIITSLKRYHFFYGDGLRVECPVGSGNLLTLEEVSTFLARRLVSIFLPGPDGARPCHGEVGQYRDDPAWRDLLLFHEYFDGETGRGCGASHQTGWTALLANCLNLTLGYSHAGLGRYTSVE from the exons ATGGCACAGCCTTCGGCGAGGGAAATGGCCAACCAGGCACCCGCCGGCGTTGACCGGGAGAACCAGAACATCATAGACCCGGAGAACTTACGGTTGAAGGAGGACCGGAGCCGCTTGGCCAACTGGAAGCGTTGGGGACCTTACCTGAGTGAGCGTCAGTGGGGCACCGTCAGGGAGGACTACTCTCCCGACGGGGACTG CTGGTCATACCTGCCCCACGACCAGGCCAGGTCACGGGCCTACCGCTGGGGTGAGGATGGTATCGCTGGAGTGTGTGACCGCCAGGGCCGACTGTGTCTAGGGCTGGCCCTCTGGAATACTCGAGACACCATACTGAAGGAACGGCTTTACGGCCTTACAGGTCCTCAG GGTAACCACGGGGAAGACGTGAAGGAGCTCTATTACTACGTAGACTCGACGCCCACTCACTCCTACATGCGCTACCTCTACAAGTACCCACAGCAACAGTATCCATACTCCGACCTCGAGCATACCAACAGCAGGAGAACCATCCACGACCCGGAGTATGAACTGgaagacacag GGGTGCTGGAAGCCGGGTATTGGGACGTGTCGGTGGAATACGCCAAGGACTCGCCGAACAACCTACTGATGGAGATTACCGTCACCAACCAAGGCCCCAAGGAGGACATCCTACACGTCCTGCCCACGCTatg GTACCGCAACACATGGGTGTGGGGCTGCAGTCACGAGGGATGTGGTCTCAAGCCCAAACTAGAGAAGGTCTCTGGAGTCAAAGAGGGCAGCTTGAAGCTCGTGAATGGGTGGCACGAGACCCTCGGGAAGTACACCTGGGCTGTGGAACAG AGCTCAAAAGAGGCACCACCGTCGCTGCTCTTCACCGAGAACGAGACAAACAGCCAGAAGCTTTTCGGTGTAGAGAGCCACACTCCCTACGTGAAGGATGCCTTCCACCGCTACGTCGTGGACG GCGAGAAGTCAGCGGTGAACCCGCGTGGCCGGGGGACCAAGGTGTGTGCTCACTACGTGGTTTGTCTGGCTCCAGGGGCCTCCATCAGCCTCAGATCACGGCTGTGGCAGGAGGACGAGGCCCCCAAGGCCACGCGAGAGGCTGGTGATAAAGGCctatacctcctgcaggagggagagatatTTGGCCAAGGCTTCGCCACCATCATGCGTCGCAGGAAGGAAGAAGCAGATGCTTTCTATGGCCAG GTGCTGAGCCCTCGGCTGGgtctggaggagaggagggtggcgAGGCAGGCTCTGGCTGGACTGCTCTGGACCAAACAGTTCTACCACTACATCGTCAAAGACTGGCTCGGTGGCGACCG gtaccaaccaacaccaccagagTCAAGACTGAACGGTAGGAACAGCGAATGGCAGCATCTGTACAACAGGGACGTGGTTTCCATGCCAGACAAATGGGAGTACCCCTGG GCGGACGGCACTGCATGGATGGCCTTCTTCTGCGTCGTCATGTTGGACatggccctcacactggctgaGCAAGACCCCGTCTATGAGGACATGGCATCGAAGTACTTCGAGCACTTCATCCTGATAGTGGACGCCATAAACGCCTCGGGCCAGGGCCGCGGGCTGTGGAACGAAGAAGATGGCTTCTATTATGACTACATCAGGAAGGATGACGGCACCTCCATGCCCTTGAAG GTGCGGTCGTTGGTTGGTTTGGCACCTCTGTTCGCCGTGCTGGTGCTGGTTCGGGAGGAGATGCGTGCCCTACCTGGTTTTTACAAGAGGGCCCGATGGCTCATCAAGAACAGGCCTGACCTCGCCTCCAGG GTGACCTTCCTGAGCGAGGGAGGGTCGGACAGGATGTTGCTGGCTGTGCCCACGAAGGACCAACTCCTCCGACTCTTGCGCTATCTCCTTGACGAGAAGGAATTCCTGTCTCCGTATGGCATCAGGTCTCTCTCCAAGGTGCATAAG GACTCGCCATTCGTGTTGGAGGTTGGAGGCCAGAGACATGAAGTGTCTTATGTACCGGGAGAGTCCAACACTCATCTCTTCGGCGGCAACTCCAACTGGCGCGGACCCATCTGGTTCCCGATGAACTTCCTCATCATTACATCCCTCAAGAG GTACCACTTCTTCTACGGCGACGGGCTGCGTGTGGAGTGTCCAGTAGGATCGGGCAACCTGTTGACTCTTGAGGAGGTGTCCACATTTCTGGCCCGGCGTCTGGTGTCCATCTTCCTCCCAGGACCGGACGGGGCTCGTCCATGCCATG